From a single Stigmatopora nigra isolate UIUO_SnigA chromosome 21, RoL_Snig_1.1, whole genome shotgun sequence genomic region:
- the chd4a gene encoding chromodomain-helicase-DNA-binding protein 4a isoform X1 — protein sequence MSGSEDDRDDYGAPSDDRLMHDDEDEELSENEIQKVKKKKKAKKSRESKSSKRRSRREELAISSPEPMDTGGPEEDGSQARRSDSEGSDYTPGRKKKKRGSGSKEKKRGSERGSSKKKEPEPEEDDDDDDDDDFAEPKSSSQLLENWGMEDIEHIFTEEDYRSLTNYKAFSQFVRPLIAAKNPKIAVSKMMMVLGAKWREFSTNNPLRGAAAANAALATANVPAAVDNMVAEAAPPPPPPPPPPPPAPAPVEPQQAPPPPPLRKAKTKEGKGPNARKKSKAATKPQEKKNTAKTKKVAPLKIKLGGFNSKRKRSSSEEDEPDVDSDFEDGSVNSASVTEGANSRGPRGKKKPSSKAKPKRKKAEDGDGYETDHQDYCEVCQQGGEIILCDTCPRAYHMVCLDPDMEKAPEGTWSCPHCEKEGIQWEAREEPSEGEEENADGGEMEEDDHHMEFCRVCKDGGELLCCDSCPSSYHIHCLNPPLPEIPNGEWICPRCLCPAMKGKVQRILTWQWGEPPPPTPVPRPPDLPADAPDPSPLAGRPEREFFAKWFNMSYWHCSWVTELQLELHCQVMFRNYQRKNDMDEPPPIDFGDGEEDKSEKRKNKDPMYAKLDEKYLRFGIKMEWLMIHRILNHNVDRKNNVHYLIKWRELPYDQATWEADDMDVPEFDTYKVQYWNHRELMMGDDGKPGKKIKVKGRVKRVDRPPENPVVDPTIKFDRQPEYLDSTGGTLHPYQLEGLNWLRFSWAQGTDTILADEMGLGKTVQTAVFLYSLYKEGHSKGPFLVSAPLSTIINWEREFEMWAPGMYVVTYVGDKDSRAVIRENEFSFEDNAIRGGKKASRMKKDSSIKFHVLLTSYELITIDMAILGSIDWACLVVDEAHRLKNNQSKFFRILNNYPLQHRLLLTGTPLQNNLEELFHLLNFLTPERFSNLEGFLEEFADIAKEDQIKKLHDMLGPHMLRRLKADVFKHMPSKTELILRVELSPQQKKYYKFILTRNFEALNTKGGGNQVSLLNVVMDLKKCCNHPFLFPGAAMEAPKLPNGMYDGSSLVKAAGKLMLLQKMMRKLKDGGHRVLIFSQMTKMLDLLEDFLENEGYKYERIDGSITGGMRQEAIDRFNAPGAQQFAFLLSTRAGGLGINLATADTVIIYDSDWNPHNDIQAFSRAHRIGQNKKVMIYRFVTKASVEERITQVAKKKMMLTHLVVRPGLGSKTGSMSKQELDDILKFGTEELFKDECEGKSSRGQAAADPTDLSFRVCLFSGENKEEDSSVIHYDDKAIDRLLDRNQDATDDTEIQSMNEYLSSFKVAQYVVKDEDEEEEEVQREIIKQEESVDPDYWEKLLRHHYEQQQEDLARNLGKGKRIRKQVNYNDGSQEDRGRTSADWQDDQSDGQSDYSAASEEGDEDFDERSEAANSRRPNRKGLRNDRDKPLPPLLARVGGNIEVLGFNSRQRKAFLNAVMRYGMPPQDAFTTQWLVRDLRGKSEKEFKAYVSLFMRHLCEPGADGAETFADGVPREGLSRQHVLTRIGVMSLIRKKVQEFEHVNGLWSLPWMAELEENKRAANPDSPGKTPSTGTPADTQPNTPAPVDESKSEEAVKDGDKDMKKEGEADRNGKDAAKNSSEVIAIPDDDEKSPPLSEEKKAAEEPMQVDKATNGEADGAKDSESDKKSPASADDSASPSDTKSEDSKNPDSEGKDYKSEKMETTPAAEDKKAAKEDKDAPKSEEVPKLQNGDSGKESAAALEEKKKIKGRFMFNIADGGFTELHSLWQNEERAATVTKKTNEIWHRRHDYWLLAGIIQHGYARWQDIQNDAKFAILNEPFKGEMNRGNFLEIKNKFLARRFKLLEQALVIEEQLRRAAYLNMSEDPSHPSMALNTRFSEVECLAESHQHLSKESMSGNKPANAVLHKVLKQLEELLSDMKADVTRLPATIARIPPVAVRLQMSERNILSRLASRGPDTHTQTHAQQMSQQ from the exons ATGTCTGGGAGCGAGGACGACAGAGACGACTACGGCGCCCCGTCGGACGACCGCCTGATGCACG ATGACGAAGATGAAGAACTTTCAGAGAATGAGATTCAGaaagtgaagaagaaaaagaaggccAAAAAGAGCCGAGAAAGTAAGAGCAGCAAAAGACGGTCGCGCAGAGAG GAACTGGCCATCAGCTCCCCGGAACCAATGGACACGGGTGGGCCCGAGGAGGACGGCAGCCAGGCTCGCCGCTCCGACAGCGAAGGAAGCGACTACACACCAGGACGCAAAAAGAAGAAGCGAGGTAGCGGCAGCAAAGAAAAGAAGCGAGGTAGCGAACGGGGCTCCTCAAAGAAGAAAGAGCCTGAGCCGGAGgaagatgacgatgatgatgatgacgacgacttTGCG GAACCCAAATCGTCCTCACAGTTGCTGGAGAACTGGGGCATGGAGGACATTGAACACATCTTCACCGAGGAGGACTACCGCTCGCTGACAAACTACAAAGCCTTCAGTCAATTTGTCAG GCCTCTCATCGCTGCCAAAAACCCCAAAATTGCCGTTTCCAAGATGATGATGGTTCTCGGCGCTAAATGGAGAGAGTTTAGCACCAACAACCCCTTGAGAGGGGCGGCCGCCGCTAACGCCGCCCTTGCCACGGCCAACGTTCCCGCCGCCGTGGACAACATGGTGGCCGAGGCCgcccctccaccaccacccccgccgccgcctccaCCACCCGCACCTGCCCCGGTCGAGCCACAGCAGGCTCCACCCCCGCCCCCCCTGCGAAAGGCCAAAACCAAGGAAGGCAAAG GTCCAAACGCCCGCAAAAAGTCAAAGGCGGCCACCAAACCGCAAGAAAAGAAGAACACAGCCAAGACTAAGAAAGTGGCGCCTCTCAAGATCAAGTTGGGAGGCTTCAACAGCAAGAGAAAACGATCATCG AGCGAAGAGGACGAGCCCGATGTGGACAGCGACTTTGAGGACGGCAGCGTGAACAGCGCCTCTGTAACGGAAGGCGCCAACAGCCGCGGCCCTCGCGGCAAAAAGAAGCCTTCGTCCAAGGCCAAGCCCAAGAGGAAGAAAG CCGAGGATGGCGACGGCTATGAGACGGACCATCAAGACTATTGCGAGGTGTGCCAGCAGGGCGGGGAGATCATCCTGTGCGACACCTGTCCGCGAGCCTATCACATGGTGTGCCTGGACCCCGACATGGAAAAGGCCCCCGAGGGCACATGGAGCTGCCCGCACTgc GAGAAGGAGGGCATTCAGTGGGAGGCAAGGGAGGAGCCTTCGGAAGGCGAGGAGGAGAACGCCGACGGAGGGGAGATGGAGGAGGACGACCACCACATGGAGTTCTGCCGGGTGTGCAAGGATGGAGGCGAACTGCTGTGCTGCGACTCGTGTCCGTCGTCCTACCACATCCACTGCCTCAACCCGCCTCTGCCCGAGATCCCCAATGGAGAATGGATCTGCCCGCGCTGCCTG TGCCCCGCAATGAAAGGAAAGGTCCAGAGGATCTTGACCTGGCAGTGGGGAGAACCTCCTCCCCCGACACCGGTGCCTCGGCCGCCGGACCTCCCGGCGGATGCGCCCGATCCCTCTCCGCTGGCGGGCCGACCCGAGCGAGAATTCTTTGCCAAGTGGTTCAACATGTCCTACTGGCACTGCTCCTGGGTTACAGAGCTGCAG CTGGAACTCCACTGCCAGGTGATGTTTAGGAACTATCAGAGGAAGAACGACATGGATGAGCCGCCGCCCATCGACTTTGGTGACGGCGAAGAAGACAAGAGCGAAAAGAGGAAGAACAAGGACCCCATGTACGCAAAGCTGGACGAAAAGTACCTCCGCTTTGGAATCAAGATGGAGTGGCTGATGATTCACCGGATCCTGAACCACAA TGTGGACAGAAAGAACAATGTGCACTACCTGATCAAGTGGCGCGAGCTACCGTACGATCAGGCCACCTGGGAGGCGGATGACATGGACGTccccgagtttgacacctacAAGGTGCAATACTGGAACCACAG AGAACTGATGATGGGTGACGATGGCAAACCCGGAAAGAAAATCAAGGTCAAAGGCCGCGTCAAACGTGTGGACAGACCACCGGAAAACCCTGTCGTGGAT CCCACCATCAAGTTTGACCGTCAGCCCGAGTACCTGGACAGCACGGGTGGAACGTTGCACCCCTACCAGCTGGAGGGTCTCAACTGGTTGCGCTTCTCATGGGCACAGGGCACCGACACCATCTTGGCTGACGAGATGGGGCTCGGGAAGACGGTCCAGACAGCCGTGTTCCTCTACTCGCTTTATAAAGAG GGTCACTCCAAGGGCCCCTTCCTGGTCAGCGCGCCACTCTCCACCATCATCAATTGGGAGAGGGAGTTTGAAATGTGGGCCCCAGGTATGTACGTGGTCACGTACGTCGGTGACAAAGATAGCCGAGCCGTCATCCGCGAGAACGAGTTCTCCTTTGAGGACAACGCCATCCGAGGAGGCAAAAAGGCCTCCAGGATGAAG AAAGACTCGTCCATCAAGTTCCATGTGCTGCTGACTTCCTACGAGCTGATCACCATCGACATGGCCATTCTGGGCTCCATTGACTGGGCCTGTCTGGTGGTAGACGAGGCCCACAGGCTCAAGAACAACCAGTCCAAG TTTTTCCGCATCCTGAACAACTACCCGCTCCAACACCGGCTGCTGTTAACTGGAACGCCGTTACAAAACAACCTTGAGGAACTGTTCCACCTCCTCAACTTCCTCACGCCCGAGAGGTTCAG CAATCTGGAGGGCTTCTTGGAGGAGTTTGCCGACATTGCCAAAGAGGACCAAATCAAGAAGCTCCACGACATGCTTGGTCCGCACATGCTCAGGAGGCTCAAGGCCGACGTCTTCAAGCACATGCCCTCCAAGACCGAGCTCATTCTCCGGGTGGAGCTCAGCCCGCAGCAGAA AAAGTACTACAAATTCATCCTGACCCGAAATTTTGAAGCTCTCAACACCAAAGGAGGAGGCAACCAGGTCTCGTTACTCAACGTGGTCATGGACCTCAAAAAATGCTGCAACCACCCCTTCCTCTTCCCCGGAGCCGCCATG GAAGCGCCAAAGCTGCCCAACGGTATGTACGACGGCAGCTCGCTGGTCAAGGCCGCCGGAAAGCTGATGTTGCTGCAGAAGATGATGAGGAAGTTGAAGGACGGAGGCCACAGAGTTCTCATCTTCTCTCAG ATGACCAAAATGCTGGACCTGCTGGAAGACTTCCTGGAGAACGAAGGCTACAAATACGAGCGCATAGACGGCAGTATCACGGGGGGGATGAGGCAGGAGGCCATCGACCGATTCAACG CTCCGGGCGCGCAACAGTTTGCCTTCCTTTTATCCACGAGGGCCGGAGGTCTGGGGATCAACCTGGCAACCGCCGACACTGTCATCATATACGACTCGGACTGGAATCCGCACAATGACATACAA GCTTTCAGTCGAGCTCATCGAATCGGTCAGAACAAAAAAGTCATGATCTACCGCTTTGTCACCAAGGCGTCGGTGGAAGAAAGGATCACGCAG GTAGCCAAGAAGAAAATGATGCTGACCCACCTGGTGGTCCGACCGGGCCTGGGCTCCAAGACGGGTTCCATGTCCAAACAGGAACTGGACGACATCCTCAAGTTCGGGACGGAGGAGCTCTTCAAGGACGAGTGCGAGGGTAAGTCCTCCCGGGGCCAAGCGGCCGCCGACCCGACGGACCTCTCATTCCGGGTATGCTTGTTCTCAGGCGAGAACAAAGAGGAGGACAGCAGCGTCATCCACTACGACGACAAGGCCATCGACCGTCTGCTGGACCGCAACCAGGACGCCACCGACGACACGGAGATCCAGAGCATGAACGAGTACCTCAGTTCTTTCAAGGTGGCGCAGTACGTGGTCAAAGACGAGGACGAGGAG GAGGAGGAGGTCCAGCGAGAGATCATCAAGCAGGAGGAGAGCGTGGACCCCGACTACTGGGAGAAACTCTTGCGCCATCACTACGAGCAGCAGCAGGAGGACTTGGCCCGCAATCTGGGCAAAGGCAAGCGCATACGCAAGCAGGTCAACTACAACGATGGCTCGCAGGAGGACAGA gGTCGTACCTCAGCCGACTGGCAGGACGACCAGTCAGACGGCCAGTCGGATTACTCTGCGGCTTCCGAGGAGGGTGACGAGGACTTTGACGAGCGATCTGAAG CAGCCAATTCACGGCGGCCCAACAGGAAGGGTCTGCGCAACGACAGAGACAAACCACTTCCTCCCCTGCTGGCCAGGGTGGGAGGTAACATTGAG GTCCTGGGTTTCAACTCGCGGCAGAGGAAGGCCTTCCTCAACGCCGTCATGCGTTACGGCATGCCCCCCCAGGACGCCTTCACCACCCAGTGGTTGGTCCGAGACCTGCGAGGGAAATCGGAGAAGGAGTTCAA GGCTTACGTCTCGCTGTTCATGCGCCACTTGTGCGAGCCCGGAGCCGACGGCGCCGAGACTTTCGCCGACGGCGTCCCCAGGGAAGGCTTGTCCAGGCAGCACGTGCTGACCCGTATCGGCGTCATGTCGCTCATCCGCAAGAAG GTACAAGAGTTCGAGCACGTCAACGGCTTGTGGTCGTTGCCGTGGATGGCAGAACTGGAGGAAAACAAAAGGGCAGCCAACCCAGACTCGCCGGGAAAGACGCCGTCCACGGGGACGCCCGCCGACACACAACCCAACACGCCCGCTCCAG TTGACGAATCGAAAAGCGAAGAGGCCGTCAAGGACGGGGACAAAGACATGAAGAAAGAGGGCGAGGCTGACCGGAACGGAAAAGACGCAGCCAAGAACTCCAGCGAG GTCATCGCCATCCCCGACGACGACGAAAAGAGTCCGCCGCTGTCGGAGGAGAAGAAGGCCGCCGAGGAGCCCATGCAGGTGGACAAGGCCACCAATGGGGAAGCCGATGGCGCCAAGGACAGCGAGAGCGACAAGAAAAGTCCGGCCAGCGCGGACGATTCGGCCTCACCCTCGGATACCAAGAGCGAAGACTCCAAAAATCCTGACTCAGAGGGCAAAG ATTACAAGTCAGAGAAGATGGAAACAACCCCTGCTGCGGAGGACAAGAAAG CCGCCAAGGAGGACAAGGACGCCCCTAAAAGCGAGGAGGTTCCCAAACTGCAAAATGGCGACAGTGGCAAAGAGAGTGCCGCCGCcctggaggagaagaagaaaattaaAGGCCGCTTCATGTTCAACATTGCCGACGGAGGCTTCACAG AGCTCCACTCGTTGTGGCAAAACGAGGAGCGCGCCGCCACCGTGACTAAGAAGACCAATGAGATTTGGCACCGACGTCACGACTACTGGCTTCTGGCCGGAATAATACA ACACGGATACGCGCGCTGGCAGGACATCCAGAATGACGCCAAGTTCGCCATCCTCAACGAGCCCTTCAAGGGAGAAATGAACCGAGGCAACTTCCTGGAAATCAAAAACAAGTTCCTGGCTAGGAGATTCAAG ctactGGAGCAGGCGCTAGTGATCGAGGAGCAGCTGCGCCGCGCCGCCTACCTCAACATGTCGGAGGACCCGTCGCACCCCTCCATGGCGCTCAACACACGTTTCAGTGAGGTGGAGTGCCTGGCCGAGTCGCACCAACACCTGAGCAAGGAGTCCATGTCGGGAAACAAGCCGGCCAACGCCGTCCTGCACAAAG TGCTGAAACAGCTGGAGGAACTCCTGAGCGACATGAAAGCCGACGTCACGCGTCTGCCGGCGACCATCGCCCGAATCCCGCCGGTGGCCGTCCGTCTGCAAATGTCCGAAAGGAACATCCTCAGCCGCCTGGCCAGCCGTGGGCCCGATACGCACACGCAGACGCACGCGCAACAG ATGTCTCAGCAGTAG